In the genome of Quercus robur chromosome 3, dhQueRobu3.1, whole genome shotgun sequence, one region contains:
- the LOC126717664 gene encoding pectinesterase gives MDKLVLALSIAYLLCLNLRFVHGATTITSCSQTPYPKVCNQFMNTNLPSTVEESKSEFHVIAHKVTMDQAIEAHRLISSMDTNLFNERAKLAWNDCLELYEDTINQLNRSISSNNPTDALTWLSASIANQQTCENGFKDFNLYSTLQYFPNMLSSFSKLLSNTLAINKALASSSTYSTMLHSKQIGGRRLLKSDGFPTWVSAADRRKLLQSSESGPKADAVVAQDGSGNYKTISEAVASASGSGRYVIYVKQGVYKENVMIKKSNIMLIGDGIDKTIVTGDKNAQAYTTFKTATVAISGGSFIARDITFENTAGPENHQAVALLSASDLSIFYRCSFKGYQDTLYVFSQRQFYRDCDIYGTEDFIFGDAVAVFQNCNIYVRKPMSGQKNTITAQSRQDPNENTGIIIHNSRVTAAEDLSSVETYLGRPWKEYSRTVFMKCDLGSLINPAGWYPWDGDFALDTLYYAEYMNTGSGSDTSGRVKWKGYHVISSPAEAGKFTVRNFLAGDEWISGTGVPYMEDL, from the exons ATGGATAAGCTTGTGTTAGCCTTGTCAATTGCATATCTTCTATGTCTAAATCTTAGGTTTGTGCATGGTGCTACTACTATAACATCATGCAGCCAAACCCCATATCCAAAAGTATGCAATCAATTCATGAACACCAATCTTCCATCAACCGTGGAAGAATCAAAGTCCGAATTTCATGTAATAGCTCATAAGGTGACTATGGACCAAGCTATCGAAGCCCACCGGCTTATCTCATCCATGGACACGAATTTATTCAATGAACGAGCCAAGTTGGCttggaatgattgtttggagCTCTATGAGGATACGATTAACCAGCTCAATCGTTCCATTAGCTCCAACAATCCAACAGATGCATTAACATGGTTAAGTGCATCAATCGCCAACCAGCAAACATGTGAAAATGGTTTTAAAGACTTCAACTTGTATTCCACTTTACAATACTTTCCTAATATGCTAAGCAGCTTCTCGAAATTGCTTAGCAATACACTCGCAATCAATAAGGCCCTAGCTTCATCATCAACTTATTCAACTATGTTACATAGCAAACAGATTGGTGGGCGGCGCTTGCTTAAATCTGATGGCTTCCCGACATGGGTTTCGGCTGCTGATCGACGAAAGCTTCTCCAATCATCAGAATCTGGACCAAAAGCTGATGCTGTTGTAGCCCAAGATGGGTCTGGAAATTACAAGACAATCTCTGAGGCCGTGGCATCAGCTAGTGGTTCTGGCAGATATGTTATATACGTGAAACAAGGAGTCTACAAAGAGAATGTTATGATTAAGAAGTCAAACATTATGCTTATTGGGGACGGTATTGACAAAACCATTGTTACCGGTGACAAGAACGCTCAAGCCTACACAACTTTTAAAACCGCGACTGTTg CAATTTCTGGAGGCAGCTTCATCGCTCGGGACATAACCTTTGAAAACACAGCCGGACCAGAAAACCACCAAGCCGTCGCACTCCTCTCGGCCTCGGACTTGTCCATCTTCTACCGATGTAGCTTCAAAGGGTACCAAGACACCTTGTACGTGTTTTCTCAGCGCCAATTCTACCGCGACTGTGACATATACGGCACCGAAGACTTCATATTCGGGGACGCCGTGGCCGTCTTTCAAAACTGTAACATTTACGTGAGGAAACCCATGAGTGGTCAGAAAAACACCATCACTGCACAATCAAGACAGGACCCCAATGAAAATACAGGTATAATTATCCATAATTCGCGTGTCACGGCCGCGGAAGATTTGAGCTCCGTTGAGACTTATTTGGGGAGGCCATGGAAAGAGTACTCGAGGACAGTGTTCATGAAGTGTGATTTGGGTAGTTTGATAAACCCAGCAGGTTGGTATCCATGGGATGGAGACTTTGCACTGGATACGCTTTATTATGCTGAATATATGAACACTGGGAGTGGTTCTGATACTTCAGGGAGGGTCAAATGGAAGGGCTATCATGTAATATCGAGTCCTGCAGAGGCTGGAAAATTTACTGTGAGGAATTTTTTGGCCGGAGATGAATGGATTTCAGGGACTGGGGTGCCATATATGGAAGATCTTTGA
- the LOC126719467 gene encoding uncharacterized protein LOC126719467, translating into MDEPDFVVLPSNPEEAKKVQKRAARFTILNDELYKRGYSQPYLRCVEGEEDKYVLEEVHGGICRDHIGAKSLVRKIMRTGYFWLIMQQDAADFVKKCDSCQRFGIPRTIISDNDRQFNSQKFRSFCSGLGIKNRYSSPSHPHANGQTEVTNRTLLKIIKSRLVGAKGTWPEELPSVLWAYRTTAGTPTGETPFSLTYGTKAFIPVEVGLTSLRREFFDEQTNDDQLKQNLDCLDEVRDQASQRMTKYQ; encoded by the exons ATGGACGAGCCCGATTTTGTCGTTCTACCGTCAAATCCAGAAGAAGCTAAAAAGGTCCAGAAACGCGCAGCCAGATTTACGATACTTAATGATGAACTCTACAAAAGGGGTTACTCCCAGCCATATTTGAGATGTGTAGAAGGGGAAGAAGACAAATACGTCCTGGAGGAAGTGCACGGAGGAATCTGCAGAGACCACATAGGGGCAAAGTCCCTCGTCAGGAAGATCATGAGAACGGGCTACTTTTGGCTAATAATGCAGCAAGACGCAGCTGATTTCGTGAAGAAGTGTGATAGTTGCCAAAG GTTCGGGATACCTAGGACGATCATATCAGATAACGATCGTCAGTTCAACAGCCAAAAGTTCAGATCATTTTGCTCGGGCTTGGGCATCAAAAACAGGTACTCATCGCCAAGTCATCCTCATGCCAACGGACAAACGGAAGTAACCAACCGGACcctgctcaagattatcaagtcCCGGTTAGTGGGAGCAAAGGGAACGTGGCCTGAAGAGTTACCAAGTGTCTTGTGGGCATATAGGACGACAGCGGGGACACCaacaggagaaacaccattcagTCTGACATACGGCACAAAAGCATTCATCCCAGTTGAAGTAGGGCTCACTAGCCTTAGGAGAGAATTCTTTGACGAGCAAACCAATGACGACCAGTTGAAGCAGAACCTGGACTGTCTAGACGAAGTTAGAGACCAGGCATCCCAAAGAATGACCAAATACCAGTAG